The Paenibacillus sp. FSL R7-0204 genome includes a region encoding these proteins:
- a CDS encoding DUF5665 domain-containing protein has translation MAVTAAVDPADLPPEEKLNALYRMTTSLAQQMEKSRISEYTELLYSPFRLIWLNILSGVARGLGIALGFTFFAATIIYVLQVLGALNLPIIGDYIADIVRIVQHQLELKTF, from the coding sequence GTGGCTGTCACAGCAGCCGTTGACCCGGCCGATCTTCCCCCGGAAGAGAAGCTGAACGCCCTGTACCGGATGACCACGAGTCTGGCCCAGCAGATGGAGAAGTCACGGATCTCGGAATATACCGAGCTCCTGTATTCCCCCTTTCGGCTGATCTGGCTGAACATCCTCTCCGGAGTAGCCAGGGGGCTGGGGATTGCGCTAGGATTCACTTTTTTTGCAGCGACGATTATTTATGTGCTTCAGGTGTTGGGTGCGCTCAATCTGCCGATTATCGGCGACTATATCGCGGACATTGTGCGGATTGTCCAGCATCAGCTGGAGCTGAAGACCTTCTGA
- a CDS encoding TraR/DksA C4-type zinc finger protein, whose product MSHLTPQQLSGLRTALLQQQEDIKHRLSNSEQYGLQEAMRDNTGELSEIDNHPGDAATELYNRSMDISLLERDEHELDDIESALRAMDEGTYGICIASGEPIPYERLAALPSTRYTKEHAPRQSAPFTRPAEEELLSPPFGRTSLDERDDQNGSGGEDAWQIVESWGNSDSPAMAEGSNIGSYNDMEIEADETEGFVEPWENFVATDISGNHLMIIKGNSYRHYMDDEEGDYLLDPTRKGGSTSY is encoded by the coding sequence ATGAGCCATCTGACACCACAGCAGCTCTCCGGGCTGCGTACTGCTCTCCTGCAGCAGCAGGAGGATATTAAGCACAGGTTGAGCAACAGCGAACAATATGGACTACAGGAGGCTATGCGCGACAACACCGGAGAGCTGTCCGAAATCGACAACCATCCCGGCGATGCCGCCACAGAGCTGTATAACCGTTCCATGGATATCTCCCTGCTGGAGCGCGATGAGCATGAACTGGACGATATTGAATCCGCCCTGCGGGCGATGGACGAAGGAACCTACGGCATCTGTATCGCCAGCGGCGAACCGATTCCTTATGAACGCCTGGCCGCCCTTCCCTCCACCCGCTACACGAAAGAGCATGCTCCCCGCCAGAGCGCTCCTTTCACCCGTCCGGCCGAGGAGGAGCTGCTGTCCCCGCCGTTTGGCCGCACCAGTCTGGATGAGCGGGATGACCAGAACGGCTCGGGTGGCGAGGATGCCTGGCAGATCGTGGAGAGCTGGGGCAATTCGGATTCCCCTGCGATGGCTGAAGGCAGCAACATCGGCTCCTACAATGATATGGAGATCGAAGCGGACGAAACCGAGGGCTTCGTGGAGCCCTGGGAGAATTTCGTGGCCACCGACATTTCCGGCAATCATCTGATGATTATCAAGGGCAACAGCTACCGCCATTACATGGATGACGAGGAAGGCGACTACCTGCTGGACCCGACTCGAAAAGGAGGTTCCACTTCCTACTAA
- the lspA gene encoding signal peptidase II, translating into MVYFLIALIVFLIDQGTKYLIATRLELAEQIPVIKDFFIITSHRNRGAAFGILEGQQWFFIVITVIVVCGIVWYLNKARKTRKLLPTALALVLGGAVGNFLDRILNGEVVDFLMFNFGSYTFPIFNVADSCIVVGVGLIILDTLLEVKGEQEVTEVKESQEVKEGNE; encoded by the coding sequence GTGGTGTACTTTCTGATTGCGCTAATTGTATTTCTGATTGACCAGGGTACCAAATATCTGATTGCCACCCGGCTGGAGCTCGCAGAGCAAATACCGGTAATCAAGGATTTCTTCATTATTACGTCGCACCGCAATCGTGGAGCCGCCTTCGGAATTCTGGAGGGGCAGCAGTGGTTCTTCATTGTGATTACAGTAATCGTTGTATGCGGAATCGTCTGGTACCTGAACAAGGCCCGCAAGACCCGCAAGCTGCTGCCTACCGCGCTGGCGCTTGTCCTTGGCGGAGCAGTCGGCAACTTCCTGGACCGGATTCTTAACGGTGAGGTTGTGGATTTCCTCATGTTCAATTTCGGAAGCTATACGTTCCCGATCTTCAACGTGGCCGACTCCTGTATCGTGGTCGGGGTGGGTCTGATTATTCTGGACACGCTGCTGGAAGTGAAGGGCGAACAGGAAGTCACCGAGGTGAAGGAATCACAGGAAGTCAAAGAAGGGAATGAATGA